The following DNA comes from Methanomassiliicoccales archaeon LGM-DZ1.
TTGTACGGCGCCATCATGGAAGTCAGGAGCGCCCTCTCGTTGGGGGAGAGCAGGTCCGAGTCCGCGGACGCCAGCAGCGTGTATTTCTTGATCTTCCTCAGGTCTATGAGCTCCTTCACGGCCACCATGGTCGAGTCGATCCCGCATCTCTCGATGATGCCGTCGAGATCGTCGATGGCGATCACCGGCATGTAGCCGGTCTTGAGGAACTCCCGGGCCGAGGCGATGAGCGTGCCCAGCGGGTAGCGCTCCCCGCGCAGGGTGAAGACCGGCGAGGCGCTGTCCAGCCCGAACGAGTCGCGGACGGCCTTCGCGCGGCCTGCGGTGATGATGAACATGTCATACCCGGCGGCGGAGAAGGTCCTCATGACATCGTAGACGACCGACGGCTGCTTCTCGAAGACGACGTATGCCTCCCCGGGGACGATGCCCCTGCGGGTCAGGTCCGAGACCGGGTCCTGCATGCGTTCCTTCTTCGACGCGGAGACGTTGGACGACCCGCCGAACTCCGCCTCCTCCAGCGCCTTGGCGAAGTCCTCGGAGCCGAAGGGCTTGTCCAGGACCTTCTTCACGTAATTGCTGCCGGGGACGGATTCGCCGGGGAGCCTGAGGAAGATGACGACAGGGCCCTGGGACGACCTCATCCTGCGGTCCTTGCGCCCGGGATAGGTGCCGTAGATCGTCTCCAATCCGTTGATGAACTCGGTGCCCCCTCCGGACACCCCGTTATCGAGGACAACCAGCATGCGCTCCCTCTCGGCGCGCACTGCGGCGAGGGCCTCCTGGACGGAGGCGACGACGGTGTACTGCCTCCCGAGGCTGTCGAGCTCCCCCGTGAGGGCGGCGGTCATGAAATCCCTGTCCTCGACAATGAGCGTCTTCATGAGAATCCCCAGGCTTCAGTATCAAGCGCGGTTATATAATTCCGTCCGAGAAGCCCGGCGGATTCCTTGGGGACCGCCGAAGCGGGCCGGGACGGACGATGCCTTTGGATTAACCAACCTCTCGGTGGTGAAACGATTTTCAGGAAGAGATGCGGCGGGGAATCCCGCCGCAGTGAAAGACCTGCTTACTGCTTCCTGCTTTCCCTGGCCTTGGGCCTAAGGTTGCTGTATCCGCATTTGCGGCACTTGGACGCCTTGAGGGGGTTCGTCGCATAGCAGTTCATGCAGACGGACTTGTCAAGGAGCCTGCGCTCCGCCTCTTTGAAACGGGCCATTTATATTCCTCTGGCAGTCCAATAAGCAGGCAATATAAAATCATTCGCCACAGGTTATGAAGGCCTGCGCGGCCCCCGGGGACGGTCAGTCCCTGCCGCTCTTCTTCTTGGACGGCCTGTGGAAGACGGTGCTGTCGGCGATGTCGATGGGGGTGCGCTTCCTCAGCATGAGGCCGGCTATGACCACCATGATGACGCTGCCCACCAGGTCGGCGCGGAGGTCGTCCAGGGTGTCGAAGACGCCGTAGGTCATGTAGTTGGTCCCGGTGACCATGTCGATGTAGCCCTCCATGATCTCCCAGATGCCTCCCCAGGCCAGCGAGATCATCAGGGTGTAGCAGTGGATGGCCGCATCAGACCCCAGGGTGAGCCGTTTGGGCTGGTACTTCTGGATTATGCACAGTGCCAGGAACACGATGCCTCCTACGCTCATCGAGGACAGCACATGGCCGAAGAAGCCCCACCAGGGGACTCCCGGGTCCTTGTAGAGCCCGTAGCAGAGGGACTCGATGTAGATCATGACGTCGATGATCAGCAGGAAGCTGAACCACCAGGGCATCTTGGCTATGCCGGTCAGCCTGAGGACCGGGATGACCGAGATCACCAGGAAGCAGGCGATGCACGACGCCTCTAGGTACTCAGGGGGATGGGGATCGTCGCCGATGCTGAGGCCGCGGGCGGTGCCGTCCACGACCTTCCAGAAGGTGAAGGCGATGATAACGAAGACTATGAGCCAGACAGCGTAGGTCAGCTCCCGGTCCTTCTTCTCGGGAAGATGGTCGAGGCTCATTCCCGCACCTCGAAGCGCTCCCTGCACAGGAGGTAGTCCCTGCCTTTCTGGTACCTGATGAAGACAAAGGCAGCGACAATGGACAGGGCCAGGCTCACCATCAGGTACGCCATCTCATCGACGAAGAAGAAGTTCTCGTCCAGGTCGTTCTTGTTGAAGATGGACACCGACACCAGGGAGACCGAGACCATGGCGACGCAGTTGAACACCATGAACCCGCCGACCTCGTAGCGGTTCAGCACCGATCCGAAGAGCACCGCGATACAGACCGCGGCCTCGTAGGCCAGGGGATAGGCGATGACCCAGACCACGATCCCTTCCATGTGGGCGTATACCCTGTCGTCCATGTCGCCCTCGAGCACATACGCCATCAGGAAGGAACCGACGACCATGCAGACGGTCGCGATGAGGGGCACCTCCGGGTCAACAGGAGAGTTCCTCCCGGACTCGTACCACAGAAGCACGGCGAAGATCGCCGATATGAGCGTCAGCGTCGCTGTGAACTCATCATCCTGCAGACAGCACAGGACGGTCATCACCAGCCCCGCCGCAGCCATCAAGAGGTATGCCCTCGCATCGGCTTTCATCTCGGGAGCCATCGCGAACGAGTAATTAAACGATGGTATCGCAGAGCGGTCACAGACGCTCGGGGAACCTGTCCCTCTTCACCAACTCCCAGGTCAGTGCCAGATAGATCCCGACGGCCGCCACGTTCCTTACCAGGAGCACTATGGTCCCGATATTGCTCAGGTCCTCTCCCTCCCCTCTCATTCCGAAGTTCACCAGGAAGTTCAGCTGGGTGAGGACCTCCACCGCGATGAACCACGTGATGATGTTGATGCTGCGCCCGTCGCGGTCGTCCTCGGCGTGCGCCTGCATCGTGTAAAGGATCATCAGGGGTATGAGCCAGATGACGTACTGCCCCGAGAACACGGTGGAGACGAGCACGAAGGTCATGAGCGCCAGGAGGGCCACCAGGGCGCTGTCCATCGGCACCTTCGCCGGGACCTTCCTCCTGCCCATCGCCGACCAGTAGAAATAGTGGGCGTAGAGCATCAGCAGGACCACGGCCATGAGCGGCAGCATGATGTCCCCGAGGAGATCGGCCATGTCCCCGTAGAGGTTGTCGGACCCGTACTCGAACCCTACCCAAGCGTCGGTGAGGCCCAGCATGTCCAGGAACTCGGGGAGGGAGGCTATCGGGGCCTCGATCTCCAGCGGGCGGTCGGTGTGGTAGGTCATGAAGGAGAGCGGGTCCGAGCCCATGGCGAAGAACGCTCCCAGGCACAGGAGGCCGGCCCCGCAGTAGATGACGGCGCCGCGCAGGGCCTCCCTGCGGTCGCCTTTCGACAGCAGGTAGATGAGGAGCACCGGGAACAGAACGGCAGGATACAGCTTCACCAGGGTGGCGACGGCGAGGACCAGGAAGGCGGCGCCGTTCTTCTTCTCCAGGACGAAGACGACGGCGAGCATGGTGAGGACGGCCGGGATGATGTCGAAACGGTCGGCGAGGAACTCGAACATCAGGAGCATCAGGACGGAATAGAACATCATCGTCCCGAACCTGGAGACCTTGTAATGGACCGCCATGCGCTCGCTGCACCAGAGACCCAGCAGGAAGAATCCGAAGGTCTCGGCCAGGAAGGCGGCCTGATAGGAGGAGACAGACCAGCTGAACAGGCGCGGGATCAGGATGAAAAGGTACGCCAGCGGGGGATACTCCCATGTGCTCCATTTGTCGTACGCCCACACGTCCTCGGTGTACGGGAACACATGCCCGCTCACCATGGCATCGGCATACGGCCAGTACCCGTCGCGTACGCTCGACGGGATGTCGGAGAACTCAACAATCAAAAAGAGAACTACTGCCAAAACGGCATATATGCCTCCGAAAAGCAGATAATCGCGGCGCCTCTCTGTAATCTCCACGTCCGCATATTATGAAGCATTCATTTAACGGTTCCACTCTCGCGGCATCATCAACGCCCCTGCTTCAGCCTGTCCGCACGGCCCGCGTTCGGGCCCTGCCGTATCGGATATGGAAGACATCGCCTCGGGAGAGCGTCCGGCATCCGAAACCTGCTGACGGCGCCGCATCATCTCAGCCAGACGTTCAGTAACGGCAGTATGCTGCCGAACCTGTCTCCGTCCGGCAGTCTGTCCGAGAATGCCAGCCTGTACCTCACTACTTCGCCGAGGCCGTCGATCTCATCGAGGTTCTATACGCACCACGTCTGGTTGTTTTCCGACGGCGGGATGCTCTCTATCAGCACCAGATCGTGCACCGGCCCGATCCTCTTTATGAGGCCCTTCACATCGGTCTTCTCCCTCGGGAACATCCAGACATGCCCTTCGATGTACTCGGGGCGGTCGCTGCGCAGCTCGTCGAACAGATGCGCCATCGGTTCGTAGGTGCCTCCCTGGGAGCGGAACATGAAGATGCCGTCCATGTCCAGGGACCAGTACGAGATCTCCTTCGTCCCGGCGGGGGAGACGGCAGTCCTGATGACCGGATGGAAATGGGGATGCCAGCCCGTCTCGTATTGATGGACGGCGATGAAGCTTCCGTGACGGAGGTACCAGCAGACGAACGGGACCAGGAAAGGGCTGTCGTACATGCATACAAAGAAATAATCGCAGGGTTTGCCTTTTATAGTGGTCACGATGCCGCACTGGTAAAAGCTGAGCCCCTCAGGGTCCGCGCCGAAATCGACCCTGTCGTAGGATCTTGACAACAGGTCTTCTTTGGTGAAGGAACGATGCATGAACACAAGCGGCCCGATGCGGTAAAACTCCTTGAAAGGCTTATGCTCCATCCTGCATGACTACTCGCAGATGTCCTCGATCTTCAGATCGGTGATGATGTAGGTCGGCATGGTATCTCAGATGTACGCATACTCGTCGCAGTCTTCGAACAGCAGGTCCAATCCCAGCTCCGAGGAGAGGATGGTCTTCCCGAACACGAAGAACGTGTCCCCGTCGGAACGCTCCGCGGAATCGAATGCGAAATCCGCGGAGCCAAGGGTCTGTTCAGGCGCTCCGGCGTCGTTCCTCCTGTCGTCCAGCATGAACAATACGGAGGAAGATACCAACAGAATGATCGCAATGACTGCTAATATGGCGTTTTTGTGCGTCATATTATCTTAAAAATAAAGACAATTTGTACATTATATTAAACTAACGCACGAGAAAACAATTTTTACTTTAATTTTAGTCTTGATAACACTTAATTCGGATAAGTTGGAACCGCTATTCCGGAAGCGGATTCACAATATGTCTCAGCAGGAGAGATTCACATGCTGATTCGGAAAGCGAAGGCATATAGAATCAAAAATATCGATTCTCGCGACAGATACTGATAATTAAACCCAAATGCGCCGCTTGCGAAGTAGGGCAATTCAATTAACTTCGTTTTTTTTGAAATCGACAGACTGTCGGCGCAATCCTTCCCAATAAGCCGCATGAACGGGAGCATGCAGCATCCAACCGGATATTTCCCAATTCGGGATCTCTTCCTTCCATTCCTTTGCCCTTTCAGATTCCCCGCATCTAATAGGCCGGCCGCCTCTTCCGGGATCGCCCTCAATGGGTACGGCTCCTCGTTCCTGTCGAAGTATTATCTCATCCTCCCCCCCCCATCATAGCAGAGGAAGCATCCTCCCTGGTAGAATTC
Coding sequences within:
- a CDS encoding 50S ribosomal protein L40e, producing MARFKEAERRLLDKSVCMNCYATNPLKASKCRKCGYSNLRPKARESRKQ
- a CDS encoding glycosyltransferase family 87 protein; protein product: MAVVLFLIVEFSDIPSSVRDGYWPYADAMVSGHVFPYTEDVWAYDKWSTWEYPPLAYLFILIPRLFSWSVSSYQAAFLAETFGFFLLGLWCSERMAVHYKVSRFGTMMFYSVLMLLMFEFLADRFDIIPAVLTMLAVVFVLEKKNGAAFLVLAVATLVKLYPAVLFPVLLIYLLSKGDRREALRGAVIYCGAGLLCLGAFFAMGSDPLSFMTYHTDRPLEIEAPIASLPEFLDMLGLTDAWVGFEYGSDNLYGDMADLLGDIMLPLMAVVLLMLYAHYFYWSAMGRRKVPAKVPMDSALVALLALMTFVLVSTVFSGQYVIWLIPLMILYTMQAHAEDDRDGRSINIITWFIAVEVLTQLNFLVNFGMRGEGEDLSNIGTIVLLVRNVAAVGIYLALTWELVKRDRFPERL